A stretch of the Tachysurus fulvidraco isolate hzauxx_2018 chromosome 18, HZAU_PFXX_2.0, whole genome shotgun sequence genome encodes the following:
- the sertad2a gene encoding SERTA domain-containing protein 2 has translation MSCTGLKRTLEPEDEDEPDTQPKMAAICAESSTAYSWQRQTVLQLSLQKLCHVPCLGRRVLITNMLRLLQGEISHQGAPRPSPPANDCQKLPQHQALEVSLTPAWVLEQDVEPDFSPKDGFISTLAELDETRASSSSLSESETNRTEKETPMQTIFLESHLDFTQPTLSHTPSLVNPSLHSSCPAFLPELSLDDFLFSDLDNFLCELNPCTLNLSSSSGSQSKVVSMVTDDLVRSLTNQPFKTDLNDLEHIMEVLVGS, from the coding sequence ATGTCGTGTACGGGTCTGAAACGAACACTGGAAccagaggatgaggatgagccCGATACCCAGCCCAAGATGGCGGCCATATGCGCAGAGTCATCCACGGCTTACTCGTGGCAGAGGCAGACGGTCCTGCAGCTTTCGCTTCAGAAGCTGTGCCACGTTCCCTGTCTGGGCCGCCGTGTCCTAATCACCAACATGCTCCGGCTCCTTCAGGGGGAGATCAGTCACCAGGGAGCACCGCGTCCCAGCCCTCCAGCAAATGACTGCCAGAAACTCCCACAGCATCAAGCGCTTGAGGTCAGTTTGACCCCAGCATGGGTTCTCGAGCAGGATGTTGAGCCAGATTTCTCTCCTAAGGATGGCTTCATCTCGACATTGGCAGAACTCGACGAGACAcgtgcctcctcctcctctctctcagaaTCAGAGACAAACAGAACTGAAAAAGAAACTCCAATGCAGACCATCTTCCTCGAGTCTCACTTAGACTTCACCCAGCCCACTTTAAGCCACACCCCCTCGCTAGTAAACCCCTCCCTCCACTCATCATGCCCGGCATTCCTTCCTGAACTCTCGCTGGATGACTTCCTGTTTTCAGACCTCGACAACTTTCTGTGCGAGTTGAACCCTTGCACCTTGAACCTGAGTTCTAGCTCGGGCTCGCAGTCAAAGGTCGTCTCCATGGTGACGGACGACCTGGTAAGGAGCTTGACAAACCAGCCGTTCAAAACGGACCTGAACGATCTGGAGCACATTATGGAAGTGCTGGTTGGGTCATGA